The Bosea vestrisii genome segment TCGCGGAAGGCCGCATTTCTGGCAACGGCTGCAACGAAATTCTGATGCCAGCCACCGCCGACAACGAGCTGTCGCTGTCGGCGACCATGGCGATGGGCTACCTGGATTTCGAGCGGCGGACTGACATGAAGAAGCTCACGCCAGAACAGGCCGCAGACTATCTGTGGGAGCGGTTCACCAGGGCGTTCAGATCGGGATAGGGTCAGCACGATAGCTGCGTTTGTGGGATTCGTAGGCCCTGAGTCGAATCTTGCAGACAAGCGGCCCGCGCGGCTGACTGCTTCAAGCGCCTGACGATCAGTTCCGACCGAGTCTTGGAAGGTGAACACGACGGCACGGCACCACGCCCGATCCCACGAAAATGACGAGGAGAAAGTCGGATGACGCCCGCAGAGATCAAGTCAAGCATTCAGAACGCTTAGCGGCACCCGCCACCTTAGCCCGCCCTAAACATATGTTGTTCGGCCCGGCCGCGCCGGTGGGGTTGAGCGTGAGGCGCCCCATGCTGCTGGTGGTGTTGAAGGCCTGCGTCATCGAGACGAAGGAGACGCCCTTGGCATCGAAGGCCTCGACCTTCCCGTGAGCCGGCGCGCCTAGTCCGGGTTGCGGAGATAAGAGAGGATCGCATCCGGCATGGCATAGTCGATTTCGCGGCGAGCGCTCCAGAACGACGAGCGCGGCCGATCCTCCGACGCCTCCTTGAACGCCTTGGGAGTCTTGGCCTCGCGAAGGAGACGGCGCATCTTGACCGCGACGTCGTCCTGCAGGATCGCTTCATAGAAGCGTTTGACCATGACTTGCGGCGCCTGCTTCAGCGGCTCGAAGCTCGCCTTGCGCTCCTCCGACAAGGCCGAAATATCGCGAACGAGGCCCTCGAGCGTGGCGCGATCAGCAGCTGCGAAACGTGCGAGCTCGCGTGACAGGGCACGCGCCTTCTGCCAGTCGGCGATCATGGTCGCGACGATCTCGGGATGAGGCGCGGCAGCCTTGCGGCGGTCGATCACCTGCACGGCGAGATCGCGATAGATTTCCGTGAGTTCGGCGTCGAGCTGATGGCAGCTCTTGCCAGCAGCGAGAAGTTTCGCGTTCAGCTCGTCGCCCTTCTTGAACTTGTCGTCCTCGTAATCCTTGGCATTGATGTAGGTCGCGAGATCCTTGAAGACTTCTCCGCTGCCGCGCAGCACCTCGTTTGCGCTTCTGATTGCCGGCTCCGCCCTCAGCTTCAACGGCTCAGGTAGCGAGGCCGGGAGCGGCGGCAGGCTCTGATAGGAGCGGACGGAATAGTTCAGCGAAAGCGCCGGCGTCTTGCGATTGCGCCAACTGTCGTAG includes the following:
- a CDS encoding DUF3829 domain-containing protein, which gives rise to MSIRIAWPSGLICGQVLACMLLGAGPTMAEPAHRTRYAQAAPGAILLPSADQRQEDQLFNIVRELSSACGNAAWSLWYTNDYDSWRNRKTPALSLNYSVRSYQSLPPLPASLPEPLKLRAEPAIRSANEVLRGSGEVFKDLATYINAKDYEDDKFKKGDELNAKLLAAGKSCHQLDAELTEIYRDLAVQVIDRRKAAAPHPEIVATMIADWQKARALSRELARFAAADRATLEGLVRDISALSEERKASFEPLKQAPQVMVKRFYEAILQDDVAVKMRRLLREAKTPKAFKEASEDRPRSSFWSARREIDYAMPDAILSYLRNPD